A DNA window from Blastocatellia bacterium contains the following coding sequences:
- a CDS encoding HEPN domain-containing protein, protein MASRHQDWLRQAEKDLEHARHALEDADLEWACFAAQQAAEKAVKALYQKLGASARGHSVAMLLSQLPPGVAVDQTLIDKAKVLDKHYIPPRYPNAYPSGAPFEYYTHEEAARAIEYADAIVGFCRDRILP, encoded by the coding sequence ATGGCGAGCAGGCACCAGGATTGGTTGCGGCAAGCGGAGAAGGATCTGGAGCATGCCCGACATGCGCTGGAGGATGCTGATCTGGAGTGGGCGTGCTTTGCCGCACAGCAGGCGGCAGAAAAGGCGGTGAAGGCACTGTATCAAAAACTCGGGGCCAGTGCCCGAGGCCATTCGGTTGCCATGTTGCTCTCCCAGCTTCCACCTGGTGTGGCGGTGGATCAAACGCTGATTGATAAGGCGAAGGTGCTGGACAAACATTACATCCCGCCGAGGTATCCCAACGCTTATCCGAGTGGCGCGCCCTTTGAGTATTACACTCATGAAGAGGCGGCGCGAGCGATCGAATATGCTGATGCGATCGTCGGATTCTGTCGAGATCGAATACTTCCCTGA
- a CDS encoding nucleotidyltransferase domain-containing protein, translated as MRSSDSVEIEYFPDREVWEELRAFAAQLRRQHPEIEKVLVFGSLVRGDCVPGSDVDLLVVLRESNVSFLERIPQYTPSNFPVAVDVFPYTCEELEHMLREGNTFIQEALAEGIEVPSEGGSRADEAS; from the coding sequence ATGCGATCGTCGGATTCTGTCGAGATCGAATACTTCCCTGATCGCGAGGTCTGGGAAGAACTGCGGGCGTTTGCCGCCCAACTGCGACGGCAACATCCGGAGATCGAGAAGGTGCTTGTCTTTGGATCATTGGTGCGCGGCGATTGTGTCCCCGGCAGTGACGTGGATCTGCTGGTGGTGCTGCGCGAATCAAATGTGTCCTTTCTGGAAAGGATCCCTCAATATACTCCCTCGAATTTTCCGGTAGCTGTGGACGTCTTCCCCTATACGTGCGAGGAATTGGAACACATGCTCAGGGAAGGCAACACTTTCATCCAGGAAGCCCTGGCCGAAGGAATAGAAGTGCCGAGCGAGGGGGGAAGCAGGGCGGACGAAGCTTCATGA
- a CDS encoding multiheme c-type cytochrome: MKKIALAGLMAAAFLTAYFSLIRKQTAPPDSSSSAVANGQTLPARYTGPGACSSTACHGAVTPASDRESRIQQNEYTTWVLKDKHAKAYQVLLTERSQLIARNLGMEEKPEQSRRCLPCHALSVPPERRARTFDLSDGVSCESCHGPAEKWLGPHTTRDWTHEQSVAVGMYDTRHPVRRAELCLSCHLGDEEKTVNHELIAAGHPDLIFELEYFTLAMPPHWRSEDNWKGARPKREAFGLTAWAVGQAVALRETLNQLARRVSSPTWPEFAEYDCYSCHHDLREPSWRQRRGYSHAPGRPPWNTARAAVFRHLVRVIAPDEGRTLDEQIATLSMLLSQPTVEREKISAAIKQTQAIVERILGKIVTTPLTDQVTQALLRNISGDGERIGFAGVRAAEQAVMSLDALSSTRGVAVEPAVQSALTRLLDYLERPERFEPTRFATLMGELHQHFR; encoded by the coding sequence ATGAAAAAAATTGCCCTTGCGGGCCTGATGGCAGCGGCATTTCTCACGGCTTATTTTAGCCTGATCCGCAAACAGACGGCTCCCCCCGATTCCTCTTCCTCGGCCGTCGCCAACGGCCAGACGCTACCGGCGCGATACACCGGCCCCGGAGCCTGCAGTTCAACGGCCTGTCATGGCGCCGTGACTCCGGCCTCCGACAGAGAAAGTCGCATCCAGCAGAACGAGTACACCACCTGGGTGCTCAAAGACAAACACGCCAAAGCCTATCAGGTTTTGCTCACGGAAAGATCACAATTGATCGCGCGAAATCTTGGGATGGAGGAGAAGCCGGAGCAGAGCCGGCGCTGCCTTCCCTGCCATGCCCTGAGTGTCCCACCGGAGCGTCGCGCTCGCACGTTCGATCTGAGCGATGGCGTGAGCTGTGAAAGCTGTCATGGCCCCGCCGAGAAATGGCTCGGGCCTCACACGACCCGCGACTGGACGCACGAACAATCGGTCGCCGTCGGCATGTATGACACGCGTCATCCCGTCAGGCGGGCTGAACTCTGCCTGTCCTGTCATCTGGGCGATGAGGAGAAGACCGTCAATCATGAGCTGATCGCCGCCGGCCATCCCGACCTCATCTTCGAGCTGGAGTATTTCACGCTCGCCATGCCGCCGCACTGGCGGAGCGAGGACAATTGGAAGGGAGCGCGTCCCAAGCGCGAGGCCTTCGGCCTGACTGCCTGGGCTGTGGGACAAGCCGTCGCCCTGCGAGAGACTTTGAACCAGCTGGCCCGGCGCGTCTCCAGTCCCACCTGGCCGGAATTCGCTGAGTACGATTGCTACAGTTGCCACCACGATCTGCGCGAACCCAGTTGGAGACAACGTCGCGGTTACAGTCACGCGCCGGGACGTCCGCCCTGGAATACAGCCCGTGCCGCCGTCTTTCGACATCTCGTGCGCGTGATTGCCCCAGATGAGGGCAGGACGCTTGACGAGCAAATCGCCACCCTCAGCATGCTCCTCAGCCAACCAACGGTCGAGCGGGAGAAAATCAGCGCCGCGATCAAACAGACCCAGGCCATCGTCGAACGCATCCTCGGTAAGATTGTTACCACCCCCTTGACGGATCAGGTAACGCAGGCCCTGTTACGGAACATCTCCGGGGACGGCGAGAGAATTGGATTCGCGGGTGTTCGTGCCGCCGAACAAGCGGTGATGTCGCTCGACGCCCTCTCCTCAACCAGAGGAGTCGCCGTCGAGCCCGCCGTGCAATCGGCCCTCACGAGGCTGCTCGATTATCTCGAACGCCCGGAGCGCTTCGAACCCACCAGGTTCGCCACGCTGATGGGCGAGCTTCATCAACACTTCCGCTAA
- a CDS encoding cyclic nucleotide-binding domain-containing protein: MIPSSLDQSGSSASSERPPDRGEEKGGPGGELLTPDDLSAYPIFHEVPRKQLERLFEWNERAVVRRRFRPGEIVCRQGDYGSTAFYIVRGRVEVFITSPIAHARSQKQEGKRGWLSGRVRKFATLLLSAREDPREEEEFRRYIPIDAPIDLAMDEPVGQLHDGDLFGEMTCLSFYPRSATVRAVTDCEMLEMERNVLELLKKQSKTFREKLERDYRQRALDTHLRSVREFASLPDDFLDELRARVELVSYDPGEVICRQGEPADSFYLIRLGFVRVSQQHPGGEIVLAYLSRGQYFGEIGLLSGGVRTATCTALDHVEVVRLRKDDFVALIERFPAIRAQLEAEAQRRIEATQRLTRQVTDLPLDDFLQQGLMNAQNVLLIDLERCTRCDECVKACAAAHDGVTRLIRDGLRYDKYLVATSCRQCTDPVCMIGCPVGSIRRRESLEIVIEDWCIGCGKCAAQCPYGNINMHEFEVARRGPSERMTVPLPVIERKAVICDLCAPLGEPSCVYACPHQAALRVNPREFFFAQGEHARPL, from the coding sequence ATGATTCCGTCATCGCTTGATCAAAGCGGTTCAAGTGCTTCGTCGGAGAGGCCGCCTGACCGCGGTGAAGAGAAAGGGGGCCCGGGCGGTGAGCTTCTCACACCGGATGACCTTTCGGCCTATCCGATTTTCCACGAAGTTCCCCGGAAGCAACTGGAGCGGCTCTTCGAGTGGAATGAGCGGGCTGTTGTGCGTCGGCGGTTTCGTCCCGGCGAGATCGTCTGTCGTCAGGGGGACTACGGCTCGACGGCCTTTTACATCGTGCGGGGGCGGGTCGAAGTCTTCATCACGAGCCCCATTGCCCATGCCAGGAGTCAGAAGCAGGAGGGGAAGAGAGGCTGGCTCTCGGGACGGGTTCGGAAATTTGCCACGTTGCTCCTGTCGGCTCGGGAGGACCCGCGTGAGGAAGAAGAGTTTCGCCGCTATATTCCGATTGATGCGCCCATTGACCTGGCGATGGATGAACCGGTTGGCCAGTTGCATGATGGGGACCTTTTTGGTGAGATGACGTGCTTGAGCTTCTATCCTCGCTCGGCGACGGTGCGTGCCGTGACCGACTGCGAGATGCTGGAGATGGAGCGAAATGTCCTCGAGCTGCTCAAGAAGCAGTCGAAGACGTTTCGGGAGAAGCTGGAGCGCGACTACCGGCAGCGGGCGCTCGACACGCATCTGCGGAGCGTGCGAGAGTTTGCTTCATTGCCCGACGATTTCTTGGACGAGTTACGGGCGCGGGTCGAGCTTGTCTCTTATGATCCCGGCGAGGTGATCTGTCGTCAGGGAGAGCCGGCCGATAGTTTCTATCTCATCCGCCTCGGCTTTGTACGCGTGAGTCAACAACATCCCGGAGGAGAAATTGTCCTGGCCTATCTCTCTCGGGGGCAGTATTTCGGCGAAATCGGTCTTTTAAGCGGAGGGGTGCGGACGGCGACCTGCACAGCGCTGGATCATGTCGAGGTGGTGCGCCTGCGCAAGGACGACTTCGTCGCTCTCATCGAGCGATTCCCTGCGATTCGAGCCCAGCTCGAAGCCGAGGCTCAGCGGCGGATCGAGGCCACTCAGCGGCTGACGCGTCAGGTTACGGACCTTCCCCTGGACGATTTCCTCCAGCAGGGACTGATGAACGCGCAGAATGTCCTGCTCATTGATCTCGAGCGCTGCACCCGGTGCGATGAGTGCGTGAAAGCCTGTGCTGCAGCTCATGACGGAGTGACGCGATTGATTCGTGACGGGCTCCGCTATGACAAATATCTCGTGGCCACATCCTGCCGACAATGCACCGATCCGGTCTGTATGATTGGGTGTCCGGTGGGGTCAATCCGTCGGCGAGAATCCCTGGAGATCGTCATCGAGGACTGGTGCATCGGATGCGGGAAGTGCGCGGCGCAATGTCCGTATGGCAATATCAATATGCATGAGTTTGAGGTGGCGCGTCGGGGTCCCTCCGAGCGCATGACCGTTCCCCTTCCGGTCATTGAGCGAAAAGCGGTGATCTGCGATCTCTGCGCGCCCCTGGGGGAGCCAAGCTGTGTTTATGCGTGTCCCCATCAGGCGGCCCTGCGCGTCAATCCCCGGGAATTCTTCTTTGCCCAGGGGGAGCACGCACGCCCCCTATGA
- the dapB gene encoding 4-hydroxy-tetrahydrodipicolinate reductase — protein sequence MRIALIGYGKMGQEIARAAADAGIEVGAIFTSRNNASGQGLTADALREIDVCLDFSTPQTVFTHLRALAQVGKPVVVGTTGWYDRLDEARQVVEHAGIGCVYAPNFSIGVNLFYRLIAQACRLFSPYPDFDPYVVEYHHRAKADYPSGTALRLADILLENLTAKARAVTRLSGRLADEEIHVASVRGGAEPGRHVVGFDAPYETIEIVHSVRQRRAFAMGALLAARWIRTRRGFYRFDDLLEESLSL from the coding sequence ATGCGAATTGCCTTGATCGGGTACGGCAAGATGGGTCAAGAGATCGCGCGAGCCGCAGCCGACGCGGGCATCGAAGTGGGCGCGATCTTCACATCCCGGAACAATGCCAGCGGGCAAGGACTCACTGCCGACGCGCTCCGAGAGATAGATGTCTGTCTCGACTTCAGTACGCCCCAAACGGTGTTCACGCATCTTCGGGCGCTGGCGCAGGTCGGGAAACCCGTTGTCGTTGGGACGACGGGCTGGTATGACCGTTTAGACGAAGCCCGTCAGGTGGTGGAACACGCGGGCATCGGCTGTGTCTACGCACCGAACTTTTCCATCGGGGTGAATCTCTTCTACCGCCTGATTGCCCAGGCCTGTCGGCTTTTTTCGCCATACCCGGACTTCGATCCCTACGTCGTTGAATATCATCATCGGGCGAAGGCCGATTACCCGAGTGGGACGGCCCTCCGGCTGGCTGACATTTTGCTGGAAAATCTCACGGCCAAGGCGCGGGCAGTTACAAGACTGAGTGGGCGGCTGGCCGACGAGGAAATTCATGTTGCGTCGGTTCGCGGCGGCGCAGAGCCGGGCAGACACGTTGTCGGTTTCGATGCGCCTTATGAAACTATCGAGATCGTTCACTCGGTGCGGCAGCGTCGGGCATTCGCCATGGGGGCGCTTCTGGCGGCGCGATGGATTCGCACGCGGCGCGGATTCTACCGGTTTGATGATCTGCTCGAGGAATCGCTTTCCCTTTGA
- the dapA gene encoding 4-hydroxy-tetrahydrodipicolinate synthase, with protein sequence MMSSHERFRGCHVALVTPFRQDLSVDYDRLKALVNFLLERGVDGIVPCGTTGESATLQADEQENVIRAVVSCVRGRVPVIAGAGTNSTHEAIALARRAEAAGADAILSVTPYYNRPTQEGLYRHYRALAEAVTLPIILYNVPGRTGCNLEPTTVCRLAELPNIIGIKEASGNFNQIMELIRTRPEGFLVLSGDDSFTLPILALGGDGVISVVANEVPREMRALVEAALRGDFATAREWHYKLLPLMTANFLEANPIPVKAALALMGLVEENYRLPLCPPSDATRNRLKRILEDLQLLPVTV encoded by the coding sequence ATGATGTCCTCACACGAGCGATTTCGTGGTTGTCATGTGGCACTGGTGACACCCTTTCGCCAGGATCTCTCGGTAGATTATGACCGTCTCAAGGCGTTGGTCAATTTTTTGCTGGAGCGGGGCGTGGATGGGATTGTCCCCTGCGGGACGACCGGGGAAAGCGCCACGCTGCAAGCCGATGAGCAAGAGAATGTCATTCGCGCCGTCGTCTCTTGCGTCCGCGGGCGGGTACCGGTCATCGCCGGGGCGGGAACCAACTCAACCCATGAAGCTATTGCTCTGGCCAGGCGAGCGGAGGCTGCCGGAGCCGACGCCATTCTCTCGGTAACGCCGTATTATAACCGGCCCACTCAGGAGGGTCTCTACCGACACTATCGCGCCCTGGCTGAAGCCGTGACACTCCCGATCATCCTCTACAACGTGCCGGGACGAACCGGGTGCAACCTTGAACCGACGACGGTCTGTCGCCTGGCGGAACTCCCCAACATCATCGGGATCAAAGAAGCATCGGGAAATTTCAATCAGATTATGGAGCTGATTCGCACCAGACCGGAAGGATTCCTCGTCCTTTCGGGTGACGATAGCTTCACACTTCCGATTCTCGCGCTCGGGGGAGATGGCGTCATTTCCGTTGTCGCCAACGAAGTCCCCCGCGAAATGCGCGCTCTGGTTGAGGCGGCGCTTCGAGGGGACTTTGCGACAGCCCGCGAATGGCATTACAAGCTCCTGCCGTTGATGACTGCCAACTTTCTCGAAGCCAATCCGATTCCCGTCAAAGCGGCGCTCGCCCTCATGGGACTTGTGGAGGAGAATTATCGGCTGCCGCTCTGCCCACCGAGCGATGCGACCCGCAACCGACTGAAGCGTATTCTCGAAGACCTCCAGCTCCTTCCGGTGACGGTATGA
- a CDS encoding 2,3,4,5-tetrahydropyridine-2,6-dicarboxylate N-succinyltransferase, with translation MNINELQAEIERLYDSSPKGDAEKARPIFEEFISLLDRGDIRAAEPVGDRWVVHPWVKKGILLGFRIGQIRDYSLRPYWRFFDKDTYPLKEFDGRDDLIRIVPGGSSVRRGAFLGPHVVVMPPSYINVGAYVGEATMVDSHVLVGSCAQIGKRVHLSAGTQIGGVLEPAGALPVIIEDDVFVGGNCGLFEGVIVRRRAVLSAGVILTGSTPVYDLVRETVYRRTETEPLIIPEGAVVVPGARPAEGEFARTRQLLIAAAVIVKYRDERTDARTALEMSLR, from the coding sequence ATGAACATCAACGAACTGCAAGCGGAGATCGAGCGACTGTATGACTCTTCCCCTAAGGGTGATGCCGAAAAGGCTCGCCCCATCTTCGAGGAATTTATCTCGCTCCTGGACCGAGGGGATATTCGGGCGGCTGAACCAGTCGGAGACCGATGGGTCGTTCACCCCTGGGTGAAGAAGGGAATTCTGCTGGGCTTTCGGATTGGACAGATTCGAGATTATTCATTGCGACCTTATTGGCGGTTCTTCGATAAGGACACATATCCGCTGAAGGAGTTCGATGGCCGCGACGATCTTATTCGCATCGTTCCTGGAGGGAGTTCGGTTCGTCGAGGGGCGTTTCTGGGACCGCACGTTGTCGTTATGCCGCCGTCGTATATCAACGTGGGGGCTTACGTGGGAGAAGCCACGATGGTGGACTCCCATGTTCTCGTTGGCTCCTGTGCGCAAATTGGCAAGCGCGTCCACCTGAGTGCGGGGACGCAAATTGGCGGCGTGCTGGAACCGGCAGGGGCATTGCCGGTCATCATCGAAGATGATGTCTTCGTCGGCGGGAACTGCGGCCTCTTTGAAGGTGTGATCGTTCGGCGACGGGCTGTGCTGAGCGCGGGTGTCATCCTCACGGGATCCACGCCCGTTTATGATCTCGTGCGCGAGACAGTCTATCGCCGGACCGAAACGGAGCCCCTGATTATCCCCGAGGGGGCTGTGGTCGTTCCCGGCGCTCGCCCGGCCGAAGGGGAGTTCGCTCGCACGCGCCAACTCCTGATAGCTGCGGCAGTCATCGTCAAATATCGTGATGAGCGAACGGATGCACGGACGGCCCTGGAGATGAGCCTGCGGTGA
- a CDS encoding NAD(P)-dependent oxidoreductase, whose translation MRIGFIGLGIMGRPMALNLVKAGYALTVHNRTPSKCQPLVQAGAEVADSPREVASRSDVIITMVSDTPDVEAVLFGPAGVCEGIQPGTIVIDMSTVSPAATVEWAHRLREKDCELLDAPVTGGEKGARDATLTIMVGGSRSAYEQCLPIFHALGKTVIYTGPSGSGQKTKLVNQVICALNILAMVEGLQMARVIGLDLETTLRVVSSGAAASWMLTQLGPKILQNDFTPGFMIRLQHKDLRLVQELLRPLGLSLPGTELAFSLFSDAVARGLGEQGTQALIRLFPSPTEVRGETSDPWEAIR comes from the coding sequence ATGCGAATCGGCTTTATTGGCCTGGGAATCATGGGTAGACCGATGGCCCTGAACCTCGTCAAAGCGGGCTACGCGCTTACGGTCCACAATCGCACGCCCTCGAAGTGTCAGCCGCTGGTTCAGGCGGGAGCCGAAGTTGCCGATAGTCCCCGGGAGGTCGCCTCCCGATCCGACGTCATCATCACAATGGTCAGCGATACGCCGGATGTTGAAGCCGTCCTCTTCGGGCCGGCGGGGGTGTGCGAGGGGATTCAACCGGGAACCATCGTCATTGATATGAGCACCGTCTCTCCCGCTGCGACCGTTGAGTGGGCTCATCGCCTTCGGGAGAAAGACTGCGAGTTGCTCGACGCCCCGGTTACCGGTGGTGAGAAGGGGGCCCGCGATGCCACTCTTACGATCATGGTCGGTGGATCTCGGTCTGCCTACGAGCAATGCCTGCCAATCTTCCACGCCCTGGGCAAAACCGTCATCTATACCGGACCAAGCGGCTCCGGCCAGAAAACGAAGCTCGTCAATCAGGTCATTTGTGCTCTCAACATCCTGGCAATGGTGGAGGGACTACAAATGGCACGCGTGATTGGTCTTGACCTGGAGACCACGTTGCGCGTTGTCTCAAGCGGCGCTGCTGCTTCGTGGATGCTAACGCAGCTCGGGCCGAAGATCCTGCAAAACGATTTCACCCCCGGCTTCATGATTCGCCTTCAGCACAAGGACCTCCGCCTCGTTCAGGAACTTCTCCGGCCGCTCGGCCTGTCCTTACCGGGAACCGAGCTGGCTTTTTCGTTATTTAGCGATGCGGTAGCCAGGGGCCTTGGAGAGCAAGGGACGCAAGCCCTGATCAGGCTCTTCCCTTCTCCGACTGAAGTTCGCGGAGAAACTTCCGACCCCTGGGAGGCAATCCGTTGA
- a CDS encoding TIM barrel protein, which yields MLWGFFRGKSTREKLRLLHQAGFRAFEFTDWHREDLETLASTIRELGLTLNCINGNGGVAGPSNKSPLDPRQRREFIAEVTASIAVLRKLGGRALIILTGNTLPHLSRQRQRQNCIAALKEVAPLAQEANVTLLLEPLNVQVDHPGYFLVHSDEAFEIIDQVNSPSVKVLFDIYHQQISEGNLITTITKNIARIGHFHIADVPGRHEPGTGEINYGNILQAIVQSGYRGFIGLEFIPSRDDFLVLQQVKELGRRAGIQ from the coding sequence ATGCTCTGGGGATTCTTCCGGGGAAAATCAACGCGTGAAAAACTCCGGCTCCTGCACCAGGCCGGTTTCCGCGCCTTTGAGTTCACTGACTGGCATCGCGAGGATCTTGAAACCCTCGCCTCGACCATCCGCGAACTGGGACTCACTCTCAATTGCATTAACGGCAATGGCGGTGTCGCTGGCCCCAGTAACAAATCGCCACTTGATCCTCGGCAACGGCGCGAGTTCATCGCTGAGGTGACGGCCAGTATCGCAGTTCTGCGGAAACTGGGCGGTCGAGCACTCATCATTCTCACAGGCAATACCCTTCCTCACCTTTCACGCCAGCGGCAGCGTCAAAATTGCATCGCCGCGCTCAAAGAAGTGGCCCCACTGGCTCAAGAGGCCAACGTAACGCTTCTTCTGGAACCCCTCAACGTCCAGGTTGATCACCCGGGCTATTTCCTCGTCCACTCCGACGAAGCCTTTGAAATCATTGACCAGGTCAACAGTCCCTCGGTCAAGGTTCTCTTCGACATTTATCATCAACAAATCTCCGAGGGAAATCTCATTACAACCATCACCAAAAACATCGCTCGCATCGGCCATTTTCACATCGCTGATGTGCCCGGTCGGCACGAGCCTGGAACCGGTGAGATCAACTACGGCAACATCCTGCAAGCTATTGTTCAATCAGGATACCGGGGGTTCATCGGCCTCGAATTCATTCCCAGCCGGGACGACTTTCTCGTGCTTCAGCAGGTGAAGGAGCTGGGGCGGAGAGCGGGGATCCAATAA
- a CDS encoding calcineurin encodes MPKQNDPRKIDMVNWYDPIPLIKTGIQVATSLLLGSRVDYRVIESLVAPQEVFDYSHLSELWIDYVADLGDGWNPTYTVACLLARERLPLRGSQGEEYETRRGDILIMGGDEVYPEASRENYQERLVAPYQAAFPEPQTHDQSSPHLYAIPGNHDWYDGLVSFTRLFCQRYPRRRWSGWRTFQTRSYFALKLPHRWWLLGVDIQLEADIDTPQLEYFQNVARQMKSGDRVILCTPKPDWIYANIYDPRLENNLAYLERKLIAQQGARVVLKLTGDIHHYRRHESDDGQIHLIIAGGGGAFLHPTHGENVDEIEYWSDGKKRRFRLKAEFPSRNVSRCLSLRNLFFLVPNPWFGIMPGILYTALNWSMPHRLYEFTNLIGAVWSALGDLVRSPSAIVWLFVIVAGFILFTDTHNKIYRWAAGIIHAIVHLGAALVVAWIGNCVSVQAFEFVPHSVCHFILTAIITFTGGWLVGSFIMGLYLFVSLNIFGRHANEAFSSLRIQDYKNFLRLHLSKEGALTIFPIGIKKVPRKWQKVDTDTSGPRYRPEGREIESRLIEDPIRIA; translated from the coding sequence ATGCCAAAGCAAAACGATCCGCGGAAGATAGACATGGTTAATTGGTACGATCCGATTCCGCTCATAAAGACCGGCATCCAGGTGGCCACTTCGTTGTTGCTCGGTTCCAGGGTGGACTATCGTGTGATCGAGTCACTGGTGGCCCCTCAGGAGGTGTTTGATTATAGTCATCTGAGCGAACTCTGGATTGACTATGTGGCCGATCTGGGAGATGGATGGAACCCGACATATACGGTGGCGTGCCTGCTGGCGAGAGAGAGGCTGCCGCTGAGAGGCTCGCAGGGCGAAGAATACGAAACGCGGCGGGGCGACATCCTCATCATGGGTGGAGATGAAGTCTATCCCGAAGCCAGTCGCGAGAACTATCAGGAACGACTGGTCGCGCCGTATCAGGCCGCTTTCCCTGAGCCACAGACCCATGACCAATCCTCTCCTCACCTCTATGCAATCCCGGGCAATCATGACTGGTACGACGGTCTGGTCAGTTTCACGCGGTTATTCTGCCAGAGGTATCCCCGAAGGCGATGGAGTGGGTGGCGCACTTTCCAAACGCGCAGTTATTTCGCGCTCAAGCTCCCGCACCGCTGGTGGCTCCTCGGAGTTGATATTCAACTGGAAGCCGATATTGACACACCGCAGCTTGAGTACTTTCAGAACGTCGCTCGCCAGATGAAATCCGGCGACCGTGTCATCCTCTGCACGCCCAAGCCAGATTGGATCTATGCCAACATCTACGATCCGCGCCTGGAAAATAATTTGGCCTATCTTGAGCGAAAACTCATCGCCCAACAGGGGGCGAGGGTCGTCCTTAAGCTCACGGGCGACATCCACCACTATCGGCGACACGAATCCGATGATGGTCAGATTCACCTCATCATCGCCGGCGGCGGTGGAGCATTCCTTCACCCAACGCACGGCGAGAACGTGGACGAAATCGAATACTGGTCGGATGGGAAGAAACGCCGATTCCGGTTAAAAGCTGAATTCCCAAGCCGAAACGTGTCGCGATGCCTATCGCTTCGAAATCTCTTTTTCCTGGTCCCAAATCCTTGGTTCGGCATCATGCCCGGAATCCTGTATACCGCGCTCAACTGGAGCATGCCGCATCGTCTCTACGAGTTCACAAATTTGATCGGCGCTGTATGGAGCGCACTTGGCGACCTGGTTCGCAGCCCCTCGGCCATCGTCTGGCTATTTGTGATCGTGGCGGGATTTATTCTTTTCACCGATACGCACAATAAGATCTATAGGTGGGCGGCTGGAATCATTCATGCTATAGTTCATCTCGGAGCAGCGTTAGTTGTCGCCTGGATCGGAAATTGTGTGAGCGTACAGGCCTTCGAATTTGTCCCTCATTCGGTCTGTCATTTTATTCTCACAGCGATCATAACGTTTACTGGCGGATGGCTTGTTGGTTCTTTCATTATGGGGCTGTACTTGTTTGTGTCGCTGAATATCTTCGGCAGACATGCCAATGAAGCTTTCTCGTCGCTGCGGATCCAGGACTATAAGAATTTCCTCCGCCTCCATCTGAGCAAAGAAGGGGCTCTTACGATCTTCCCCATTGGGATCAAAAAGGTTCCCCGGAAGTGGCAGAAGGTAGACACGGACACAAGTGGCCCGAGGTATAGGCCAGAAGGTCGTGAGATCGAATCTCGCTTGATCGAGGATCCCATCCGGATTGCTTGA